In Caldicellulosiruptor morganii, the following proteins share a genomic window:
- the mfd gene encoding transcription-repair coupling factor: MLRVFEKLDEFLNIARSVSQKNLPILAVNLGEMGKALLVQALCQKFNKKVLFITHQKNKLEWERRFKNLFDRVVVLQERENPLINSFAKSKDSDIQRAEEFVRIFEEGFDVLVLSPQNLLEKYADFKFEYITLEENKEMDFTGFLNTISRYGYERVKVVERKGQFSQKGGIIDIYPVASHYPIRVEFFGDTIDTIRYFDVETQKSFERISLVKIYKACEWDLNIDFSDGLKKVEADFKKLQSKLKGDAKKNLEESFKDTIDGLDLKIDRLYPYYYQNFKTIFDIFDDCLIVIDEYNQVYSSLKSFEEHTEEVYKDLLEKGYILPGMAECYFKVNEILAFFSNSIILQTFTQSIRELQVKSIFSFNNLREIPSYNASKSLLIDDIKYYLSKGYTINIFAGSATSLEDLRYDLEKNEIEFRLTDKVSESEKGVFLLAGSIEKGVEIEELKWVCLSFFNFENKKIKDIKKRPKSKKEAFYTIEDLKTGSYVVHRMYGIGRFLGFEKITVEGVTKEYLKLEYANNSYLYVPTTNLDVIEKYIGTGDLEPKLSKLGSLEWQKQKQKVRKSLEVVAKDIVELYAKRQLKKGFKFSPDTVWQKEFEEKFPYAETEGQLQAIEEIKKDMESEKPMDRILCGDVGYGKTEVAMRAAFKAVMDSKQVALLVPTTILAHQHYMTFVQRMKDFPITIEVLSRLKTERQQKKILKGLKEGTIDIIIGTHRLLSNDVKFKDLGLLIIDEEHKFGVEHKEKIKKLKENVDVLTLTATPIPRTLNMALLGIRDLSIIEDPPEDRFPVQTFVMEYNEKVIKEAILKEILRGGQVFYLYNRVKDIEEVVNRLEKLLGEGIKIAFAHGRMDERQLEEVLIDFINGKYDVLVTTTIIESGVDMPNVNTLIVEDADRLGLAQLYQLRGRVGRSNKLAYAYFTFRKDKVLSEEAAKRLAAIKEFTELGSGFRIAMRDLEIRGAGSIVGKLQHGHINAVGYDMYIRLLSEEIRRLKGENVQPEIEPQIDIKISAYISSEYIDDDRERINMYKKISSIEKKEDAEEIYEELIDRFGDVPKEVDNLIKIAYIKCLCKKLGIVGILQVDEQKVKLQFVSQEAAQLFKKFLSEIKILYAEGRDCSITFPASKDILDFLVKTLEDITEKVALPTGALK, from the coding sequence TTGCTGAGAGTTTTTGAAAAACTTGATGAGTTTTTAAACATTGCAAGGTCAGTTTCACAAAAAAATCTCCCCATCCTTGCTGTAAACCTTGGCGAGATGGGGAAGGCACTCTTGGTCCAGGCGTTATGTCAAAAATTTAACAAAAAAGTTCTTTTTATCACACATCAAAAAAATAAGCTTGAGTGGGAAAGAAGATTTAAAAATCTTTTTGACAGAGTGGTTGTTTTACAGGAAAGAGAAAATCCGCTTATAAATTCGTTTGCAAAAAGTAAAGATTCAGATATTCAAAGGGCAGAAGAATTTGTCAGGATTTTTGAAGAAGGGTTTGATGTGCTTGTTTTGAGCCCGCAGAATTTGCTTGAAAAATACGCAGATTTCAAGTTTGAGTATATCACACTTGAAGAGAATAAAGAGATGGACTTTACTGGATTTTTAAATACCATATCAAGGTATGGATATGAAAGAGTTAAAGTTGTTGAAAGAAAAGGGCAGTTTTCTCAAAAAGGTGGAATAATAGATATATACCCCGTGGCAAGCCACTACCCTATTAGAGTGGAATTTTTTGGTGATACTATTGACACCATAAGGTATTTTGATGTTGAGACACAAAAGTCATTTGAAAGAATTTCTCTTGTAAAGATTTATAAAGCCTGTGAATGGGATTTAAATATTGACTTTTCAGATGGTTTAAAAAAGGTAGAAGCTGATTTTAAAAAACTTCAAAGCAAGCTCAAAGGCGATGCAAAGAAGAATCTGGAAGAAAGTTTTAAGGATACAATTGATGGGCTTGATTTAAAGATTGACAGACTGTATCCCTATTATTATCAGAACTTCAAAACCATATTTGATATATTTGATGATTGCCTCATTGTAATAGATGAGTATAATCAGGTTTATAGCAGTTTGAAATCTTTTGAGGAGCATACAGAGGAAGTTTACAAGGACCTTTTGGAAAAAGGATATATACTGCCAGGGATGGCAGAGTGTTATTTTAAAGTCAATGAAATTTTAGCTTTTTTTTCTAATTCAATTATTCTTCAAACATTTACTCAAAGTATAAGAGAACTGCAGGTAAAAAGCATTTTTTCTTTTAATAATCTCAGGGAAATTCCATCCTACAACGCCAGCAAAAGCCTTTTGATAGATGATATTAAATATTACCTTTCTAAGGGCTATACCATAAACATTTTTGCCGGTAGCGCAACATCACTTGAAGATTTAAGATATGACCTTGAAAAAAATGAAATAGAATTCAGGTTGACAGATAAAGTTTCAGAAAGTGAAAAAGGGGTTTTTCTTCTTGCAGGGTCGATTGAAAAGGGAGTGGAGATTGAGGAGTTAAAATGGGTCTGCCTTAGCTTTTTCAATTTTGAGAACAAAAAGATCAAGGATATCAAAAAAAGACCAAAATCAAAGAAAGAAGCTTTTTACACCATAGAAGACCTAAAAACCGGAAGCTATGTTGTGCACAGAATGTATGGTATTGGCAGATTTTTGGGATTTGAAAAAATAACTGTGGAAGGTGTGACAAAGGAGTACTTAAAACTTGAATATGCAAATAATTCTTACCTGTACGTACCAACCACAAACCTTGATGTAATTGAAAAATATATTGGCACTGGAGATTTAGAGCCAAAACTATCAAAACTTGGGAGCCTGGAGTGGCAAAAACAGAAGCAAAAGGTTAGAAAATCACTTGAGGTTGTGGCAAAAGATATAGTTGAGCTGTATGCAAAAAGGCAGCTAAAAAAGGGTTTTAAGTTTTCGCCTGACACCGTTTGGCAAAAGGAGTTTGAAGAAAAATTTCCATACGCCGAAACAGAAGGTCAACTTCAGGCAATTGAAGAGATTAAAAAGGATATGGAAAGCGAAAAGCCAATGGACAGGATTCTGTGCGGGGATGTTGGTTATGGCAAGACAGAAGTGGCTATGCGTGCAGCATTTAAAGCTGTGATGGACTCAAAGCAGGTTGCACTGCTTGTTCCAACTACAATACTGGCTCATCAGCACTATATGACATTTGTCCAGCGTATGAAAGATTTTCCAATAACAATTGAAGTTCTTTCTCGTTTAAAAACAGAAAGGCAACAGAAGAAAATTTTAAAAGGATTGAAAGAGGGGACAATTGATATTATCATTGGAACACATAGACTTTTATCAAATGATGTGAAATTCAAGGACCTGGGACTTTTGATTATTGATGAGGAGCACAAATTTGGAGTTGAACACAAGGAGAAGATAAAAAAGTTAAAGGAAAATGTGGATGTTTTAACTCTTACTGCAACACCTATTCCAAGGACACTGAACATGGCTCTTCTGGGCATAAGAGATCTCAGCATAATTGAAGATCCGCCAGAGGACAGGTTTCCTGTGCAAACCTTTGTCATGGAATATAACGAAAAGGTAATAAAGGAAGCAATCTTAAAGGAGATTTTGCGGGGTGGGCAGGTATTTTATCTCTACAACAGGGTAAAAGATATAGAAGAGGTTGTAAACAGGCTTGAAAAGCTTCTGGGGGAAGGTATAAAAATAGCCTTTGCACACGGCAGAATGGATGAAAGACAGTTGGAAGAGGTGCTGATTGACTTTATAAATGGTAAATATGATGTGCTTGTCACAACCACAATAATTGAATCAGGCGTTGATATGCCAAATGTGAACACATTGATTGTGGAAGATGCAGACAGGCTGGGGCTTGCCCAGCTTTACCAGCTTCGTGGAAGGGTTGGGCGTTCGAACAAGCTTGCATATGCATATTTCACATTCCGAAAAGACAAGGTTTTATCCGAAGAGGCTGCAAAGCGGCTTGCTGCTATAAAAGAATTTACAGAACTTGGTTCGGGTTTTAGGATTGCGATGAGAGACCTTGAGATAAGAGGTGCAGGTTCAATTGTTGGAAAGCTTCAACATGGACACATAAATGCTGTTGGATATGATATGTATATAAGGCTTTTATCAGAAGAGATAAGAAGGCTCAAAGGTGAGAATGTCCAGCCCGAGATTGAGCCACAGATAGATATAAAAATTAGTGCCTATATTAGCAGTGAATACATTGACGATGACAGGGAAAGAATTAACATGTACAAGAAGATTTCATCAATTGAGAAAAAAGAGGATGCCGAAGAAATCTATGAGGAGCTTATTGACAGATTTGGAGATGTTCCAAAAGAGGTTGATAATCTCATAAAGATTGCTTATATTAAGTGTCTGTGCAAAAAGCTGGGGATTGTGGGTATTTTGCAGGTTGATGAACAAAAGGTTAAACTGCAGTTTGTATCGCAGGAAGCAGCCCAGCTTTTCAAAAAGTTTCTTTCTGAAATAAAAATTTTATATGCAGAGGGCAGGGATTGTTCAATAACTTTTCCTGCATCAAAGGATATACTGGACTTTTTGGTTAAAACTCTGGAAGATATCACTGAAAAGGTTGCTTTACCCACAGGTGCTTTAAAATAA
- the pth gene encoding aminoacyl-tRNA hydrolase: MDYIIAGLGNPGEKYTFTRHNAGFLAIDYLAQAFNTRVDKIKFKGLAGSFEYAGKKVLLLKPMTYMNSSGDSIIEAVNFYKIKPEKLIVIYDDIAFDVGVVKMRKKGSDGGHNGVKSIIQRLGTEEFVRIRIGIGIPKDDMVKYVLSEFEDNEKQKVFRAIEKAAQGIKILLESNIDRAMNFINGDVVV, translated from the coding sequence TTGGATTACATCATTGCCGGGCTTGGAAATCCCGGAGAGAAATATACCTTTACACGTCACAATGCTGGTTTTCTGGCAATTGATTATCTTGCGCAGGCTTTCAATACAAGAGTTGATAAAATAAAGTTCAAAGGGCTTGCTGGAAGTTTTGAGTATGCCGGCAAAAAAGTGCTTCTTTTGAAACCCATGACATACATGAACTCAAGTGGTGACAGTATTATTGAAGCGGTAAATTTCTACAAGATAAAACCTGAAAAGTTAATTGTAATCTACGACGACATTGCATTTGATGTTGGAGTTGTTAAGATGAGAAAAAAGGGGTCAGACGGCGGGCACAACGGTGTAAAGTCCATTATCCAGCGACTTGGCACAGAAGAGTTTGTGAGGATTAGAATTGGCATTGGTATTCCCAAGGACGATATGGTAAAATATGTACTGTCGGAATTTGAAGATAACGAAAAGCAGAAAGTCTTTAGAGCCATTGAAAAGGCAGCGCAGGGTATTAAAATACTGCTTGAGAGCAATATTGACAGGGCAATGAACTTTATAAACGGGGATGTGGTGGTGTAG